Proteins encoded together in one Hymenobacter monticola window:
- the rho gene encoding transcription termination factor Rho, with amino-acid sequence MYTINELKDRLLSDLKEIAEKMNVGNFKRLSKQDLIYKILDQQALTPTADEQPAPAPAAPAPAAAEAPATAAAPAPRASKPARRPAPSTAEQPFSDVAPPARKAQPTRPAREPRREAAPVAQAPAVEPTVEILDPIEGLALVPAADATGAVLAAEPDTSFTSVPETALEAPAATEAPATEASAETSADAPAADQNGNATQPRRRERVDRAGRPITEQRAAEMAAEKAAEAAAAAAAKLADNGTENRENNPENRRREFGGNGFADRRDNRADRFERDMREQPLRDGRDQQRPARQDQQPRDNQQPRQDNQPREPRNDQPREPRQDNQPREPRNDQPRENRDGQPREPRQDQPRNNQDQPRDGRDNRNLTREERYALRDQQRQQRQQNADGTPRTDQPQGQNQNQNQQQQRPQRQDLDLVVPGGGTFELMPDGGYGFLRSPYYNYLSSPDDIYVSPQQVKQYAMKAGDTVVCTIRPPREGEKYFALVGVESMNGRTVEEVRDRVPFSHLTPLFADSKLKLTTKSTQISTRVLDLFAPIGKGQRGLIVAQPKTGKTVLLQEVANSIAENHPEVYLMVLLIDERPEEVTDMARTVKAEVLSSTFDETADRHVKIAEMALDKARRLVECGHDVVILLDSITRLARAYNTVQPSSSRILSGGIDAGALQKPKRFFGAARNVEGGGSLTIIATALIETGSKMDEVIFEEFKGTGNMELQLDRKLANKRVFPAIDIPASGTRREDLLMSKDELNRVWVLRKFMSDMTATEAMEFLKDRIKGTKDNEEFLLAMNG; translated from the coding sequence ATGTACACCATTAACGAGCTGAAGGACCGGCTGTTGTCCGACCTCAAAGAGATTGCCGAGAAAATGAACGTGGGCAATTTCAAGCGGCTGAGCAAGCAGGATTTGATATACAAAATCCTCGACCAGCAAGCCCTGACTCCCACCGCTGACGAGCAGCCCGCCCCCGCGCCGGCCGCACCAGCTCCCGCCGCGGCCGAAGCACCCGCTACCGCGGCCGCTCCAGCCCCCCGCGCCAGCAAGCCGGCCCGCCGCCCGGCTCCCAGCACCGCCGAGCAGCCTTTCTCGGACGTAGCCCCGCCGGCCCGCAAAGCCCAGCCCACCCGCCCGGCCCGCGAGCCGCGCCGCGAAGCTGCTCCGGTTGCCCAGGCGCCCGCCGTTGAACCCACCGTCGAAATCCTCGACCCCATCGAAGGCCTGGCCCTGGTGCCCGCCGCCGATGCCACCGGCGCCGTGCTGGCCGCCGAGCCCGATACATCTTTCACTTCGGTGCCCGAAACCGCGCTCGAAGCCCCTGCTGCAACGGAAGCGCCTGCCACTGAAGCGTCGGCTGAAACTTCTGCCGATGCCCCGGCTGCCGACCAGAACGGTAATGCCACCCAGCCCCGCCGCCGCGAACGTGTGGACCGGGCCGGCCGCCCCATCACCGAGCAGCGCGCCGCCGAGATGGCCGCCGAAAAAGCGGCCGAAGCGGCAGCCGCCGCTGCCGCCAAACTGGCTGACAATGGCACTGAAAACCGCGAAAACAACCCGGAAAACCGCCGCCGTGAATTTGGTGGCAACGGCTTCGCCGACCGCCGCGACAACCGCGCCGACCGTTTCGAGCGCGACATGCGCGAGCAGCCCCTGCGCGACGGCCGCGACCAGCAGCGCCCCGCCCGCCAGGACCAGCAGCCCCGCGACAACCAACAGCCGCGCCAAGATAACCAGCCCCGCGAGCCGCGCAACGACCAACCCCGCGAACCCCGCCAGGACAACCAGCCGCGGGAACCGCGCAACGACCAGCCCCGCGAAAACCGCGACGGCCAACCGCGTGAGCCCCGTCAGGACCAACCCCGCAACAACCAGGACCAGCCGCGCGACGGCCGCGACAACCGCAACCTGACCCGCGAGGAGCGCTACGCCCTGCGCGACCAGCAGCGCCAGCAACGCCAGCAAAACGCCGACGGCACGCCCCGCACCGACCAGCCACAGGGCCAGAACCAAAATCAAAACCAGCAACAGCAGCGCCCCCAGCGTCAGGACCTGGATTTGGTGGTGCCCGGCGGTGGCACGTTTGAGCTGATGCCGGACGGCGGCTACGGCTTCCTGCGCTCGCCTTACTACAACTACCTCAGCTCGCCCGACGACATTTATGTGTCGCCGCAGCAGGTGAAGCAGTATGCCATGAAGGCCGGCGACACGGTGGTGTGCACCATTCGGCCGCCGCGTGAAGGTGAGAAATATTTCGCGCTGGTAGGCGTGGAAAGCATGAACGGCCGCACTGTGGAGGAAGTCCGCGACCGGGTGCCGTTTAGCCACCTCACGCCGCTTTTTGCCGATTCCAAGCTGAAACTGACCACGAAATCGACCCAAATCAGCACCCGCGTGCTCGATTTGTTTGCCCCGATTGGCAAGGGCCAGCGCGGCCTCATCGTGGCCCAGCCCAAGACCGGCAAAACCGTGCTGCTGCAGGAAGTAGCCAATTCCATTGCCGAAAACCACCCCGAAGTCTACCTCATGGTGCTGCTCATCGACGAGCGCCCCGAGGAAGTGACCGACATGGCCCGCACCGTGAAAGCCGAAGTGCTGAGCTCGACCTTCGACGAAACGGCTGACCGCCACGTGAAAATTGCCGAAATGGCTCTCGACAAGGCCCGGCGCCTGGTGGAGTGCGGCCACGACGTGGTGATTCTGCTCGACTCCATCACCCGCCTGGCGCGGGCCTACAACACGGTGCAGCCCAGTTCGTCGCGCATCCTCTCGGGTGGTATCGACGCGGGCGCGCTGCAAAAGCCCAAGCGCTTCTTCGGTGCGGCCCGCAACGTGGAAGGTGGCGGCTCGCTCACCATCATCGCCACGGCCCTTATTGAAACCGGCTCCAAGATGGACGAGGTTATCTTCGAGGAATTCAAGGGCACCGGCAACATGGAACTGCAGCTCGACCGCAAGCTGGCCAACAAGCGCGTGTTCCCGGCCATCGACATCCCGGCTTCCGGCACGCGCCGCGAGGACCTGCTGATGAGCAAGGACGAGCTGAACCGCGTGTGGGTGCTCCGCAAGTTCATGTCGGACATGACGGCCACCGAGGCCATGGAATTCCTCAAGGACCGCATCAAAGGCACCAAGGACAACGAAGAATTCCTGCTGGCCATGAACGGCTAG
- a CDS encoding LLM class flavin-dependent oxidoreductase — protein MPTPVNESGRPEKSPVAYSILDLAIVSQGHTIKQTLSNSLALAQAAEAAGYTRYWLAEHHNSDNIGSSATSLLIGYVAENTATIRVGSGGIMLPNHSPLIVAEQFGTLAHLYPGRIDLGLGRAAGTDSQTAQAIRSDFMQAAHSFPREISKIQEYFSPENKHAAVRAPVAEGTDVPLYILGSSTDSAHLAAKLGLPYAFASHFASIHLLNALRIYREEFQPSATLQQPYTLVALNAYVADTDAEAQQQFTSLIRMFVALLTGGAREPLQPPTPMTDELADMWHHPAVQQMLKYSFVGSKATVKQQLQAFLAETQADELIMASTMYASEDRIKSAQLFAEIMTELNEGR, from the coding sequence ATGCCTACGCCTGTTAACGAGTCCGGCCGCCCGGAAAAGTCACCGGTCGCCTACTCCATATTAGACCTGGCCATCGTGTCGCAGGGCCACACCATCAAGCAGACCCTGAGCAATTCGCTGGCGCTGGCCCAGGCCGCCGAAGCCGCCGGCTACACCCGCTACTGGCTGGCCGAGCACCACAATTCCGACAACATTGGCAGCAGCGCCACCTCGCTGCTTATCGGGTACGTGGCAGAAAACACGGCCACCATCCGCGTGGGCTCGGGCGGCATCATGCTGCCCAATCACTCGCCCTTGATTGTGGCCGAGCAGTTCGGCACCCTGGCGCATTTGTACCCGGGCCGAATTGATTTGGGCCTGGGACGAGCCGCCGGCACCGACTCGCAAACCGCGCAGGCCATCCGCTCGGATTTCATGCAGGCAGCTCACTCTTTCCCCCGCGAAATCAGCAAAATCCAAGAATACTTTTCGCCGGAAAATAAGCACGCCGCCGTTCGGGCCCCGGTGGCCGAGGGCACCGACGTGCCCCTGTACATTCTGGGCTCCAGCACCGATAGCGCGCATCTGGCGGCCAAGCTGGGCTTGCCGTACGCGTTTGCCAGCCACTTTGCCTCTATCCACCTGCTCAACGCACTGCGCATCTACCGCGAGGAGTTTCAGCCATCGGCCACGCTGCAGCAGCCTTACACCCTGGTGGCCCTGAACGCTTACGTGGCCGACACCGACGCAGAAGCCCAGCAGCAATTCACTTCCCTGATTCGCATGTTTGTCGCACTGCTGACCGGGGGCGCCCGGGAGCCCCTGCAGCCTCCCACGCCCATGACCGATGAACTGGCCGACATGTGGCACCACCCCGCCGTGCAGCAAATGCTGAAATACTCCTTCGTGGGCAGCAAAGCCACCGTGAAGCAGCAACTGCAGGCGTTTCTGGCCGAGACCCAGGCCGATGAGCTCATCATGGCCTCTACCATGTACGCTTCAGAAGACCGGATAAAATCCGCGCAGTTGTTTGCCGAAATTATGACGGAGTTGAACGAGGGCCGGTAG
- a CDS encoding glycosyltransferase family 9 protein has product MKILVLRFSSIGDIVLTTPVVRALAQQVPGAEVHFATKPAYRGLLEPNPYINKVHCLTGSLSELVQALKAERFDYIVDLHNNLRTRLIKLRLGVKSSSFDKLNWQKWLLVNFKVDKMPRMHIVQRYLAAAAPLGVRDDGRGLDYFIPAGQEVDVTTLSAPFQRGYVAVAIGAQHATKRLPVEKLIELCTKLAQPVVLLGGPEDESIGHVIEQAFETQAATAEKADVIPDSPYYFPAKPLNPQVPRTLIHNGCGRYSLHQSASLLRQALFVVSHDTGLMHIAAAFGKEIFSVWGNTVPAFGMYPYKTEFRVLEVPGLPCRPCSKIGFEKCPQGHFKCMRNQTLNLELPPSRDGR; this is encoded by the coding sequence ATGAAAATTCTCGTTCTCCGCTTTTCCTCCATCGGCGACATCGTGCTGACTACGCCGGTGGTGCGGGCCCTGGCCCAGCAGGTGCCTGGTGCGGAGGTGCATTTTGCCACCAAGCCCGCCTACCGCGGCCTGTTGGAACCCAACCCCTACATCAACAAAGTGCACTGCCTTACCGGCAGCTTGAGCGAACTGGTGCAGGCCCTGAAAGCCGAACGGTTTGACTACATCGTCGACTTACACAACAACCTGCGCACCCGGCTCATCAAGCTCCGCTTGGGGGTCAAATCAAGCAGCTTCGACAAGCTGAACTGGCAGAAGTGGCTATTGGTCAACTTCAAGGTTGATAAAATGCCGCGCATGCACATTGTGCAACGCTACCTCGCGGCCGCCGCGCCACTGGGCGTGCGAGACGACGGCCGCGGGCTCGATTATTTCATCCCCGCTGGCCAGGAAGTAGACGTAACCACGCTGTCCGCACCCTTCCAGCGCGGCTACGTGGCCGTGGCCATTGGTGCGCAGCACGCCACCAAGCGCCTGCCCGTGGAAAAGCTCATCGAACTGTGTACCAAGCTGGCCCAGCCCGTGGTGCTACTCGGCGGGCCTGAAGACGAAAGCATCGGCCACGTCATCGAGCAGGCATTTGAGACACAGGCCGCAACAGCTGAAAAGGCTGATGTCATACCCGACAGCCCGTATTATTTCCCGGCCAAACCCCTGAATCCCCAGGTTCCTCGAACCCTGATTCACAACGGTTGTGGGCGTTATTCGCTGCATCAGTCCGCCTCGCTGTTGCGGCAAGCACTGTTTGTGGTTAGCCACGACACCGGCCTGATGCACATTGCGGCGGCCTTCGGCAAGGAAATTTTCAGTGTGTGGGGCAATACTGTACCCGCTTTCGGCATGTACCCCTACAAAACCGAATTCCGCGTGCTGGAAGTGCCGGGACTGCCCTGCCGCCCCTGCTCCAAAATCGGCTTCGAGAAGTGCCCGCAAGGCCATTTTAAGTGCATGCGCAACCAGACGCTGAACCTGGAGTTGCCACCCTCGCGCGATGGCCGCTGA
- a CDS encoding NmrA family NAD(P)-binding protein, translated as MENQQHPTVLVLGASGTIGRQVVKDLEGQAVNVRITSRNQETVEQLRRDGKDGHYLDLDDPRTFALALAGVDRVFLLTGYTVAMLTQSKTLVDAAKKAGVRHIVHVGVFAEWDTTDAHFAWHQLIEKYIEASGIAWTHLHPNMFMEVFTGLYIPKNLIYTSYWDDRRVGYIASSDIAAVAAKALVDGPERHGGQHYWLSVETFNGQEIAALLSEVTGLEIKHENKGLEGFKELIETLLANGAESWYAKANLDFVTQMLDGRMSYMSMVQNDIPYVLGRPAKTLREFLEEHKAAIVASAGSI; from the coding sequence ATGGAAAACCAGCAACACCCGACCGTCCTAGTCTTGGGCGCCAGCGGCACCATCGGCCGTCAAGTGGTCAAAGACCTGGAAGGTCAAGCCGTCAACGTACGCATCACGTCGCGCAACCAGGAGACGGTAGAACAGCTTCGCCGCGACGGAAAAGACGGCCATTACCTGGACCTGGATGACCCCAGAACCTTCGCGCTGGCGCTGGCCGGGGTGGACCGGGTGTTTCTGCTAACCGGCTACACGGTGGCCATGCTCACGCAAAGCAAAACCCTGGTGGACGCGGCCAAGAAAGCTGGCGTCCGCCATATCGTGCACGTGGGCGTGTTCGCGGAGTGGGATACGACCGACGCGCACTTTGCCTGGCACCAGCTGATTGAAAAGTACATCGAGGCCAGCGGCATCGCCTGGACCCACCTCCATCCGAACATGTTTATGGAGGTGTTTACCGGGCTGTATATCCCCAAGAATCTAATCTACACCAGCTACTGGGATGACCGCCGAGTCGGCTACATTGCCTCTAGTGATATTGCGGCAGTAGCCGCCAAAGCCCTCGTCGACGGCCCCGAGCGGCACGGTGGTCAGCATTACTGGCTAAGCGTGGAAACCTTCAACGGCCAGGAAATTGCGGCGCTGTTGAGCGAAGTTACCGGCCTGGAAATCAAGCACGAAAACAAAGGGCTGGAAGGCTTTAAAGAGCTGATTGAAACGTTGCTGGCGAATGGAGCGGAGAGCTGGTACGCGAAGGCCAACCTTGACTTTGTGACGCAGATGCTCGACGGCAGAATGTCCTATATGTCCATGGTGCAAAACGATATCCCGTACGTTCTCGGCAGACCTGCTAAGACCCTCCGGGAATTTCTGGAAGAGCATAAAGCGGCGATTGTGGCGTCAGCTGGGTCGATATAA
- a CDS encoding LLM class flavin-dependent oxidoreductase: MTNRKTLKLAAVIDGPGWNFSSWRHPDMPADAGENIDFFIQQAQLAEQAKFETLFLYDVSHVGPGNIPYYLSMFEGGALMSALAMKTERIGLSMTASTSYTDPYNLARQVLSLDKLSKGRASLNAITSNPGGMVNFSRGHLGKADQYPMHEEFLEILLGLWDTYEDDAFPRDKASGVFLNPRKMHPVNYRGQYFSVDGPLNLSRSVQGRPVLYMAGSSPTFVDLATSYTDGVFMAGSTFEETVLLANALKTKLLEKGRLPEHFVGAISQNPIVGRTDAEAYQKYREILALGPYSHTPVPLFMGSAERVATEIQRWYEAGAIDMFMVRQDHPHGLRDFIELVVPILQERGLFHTEYEAETLRGNLGLPKPAFRTI; the protein is encoded by the coding sequence ATGACCAACCGAAAAACGTTAAAACTGGCCGCAGTCATTGATGGGCCGGGGTGGAATTTCTCCTCCTGGCGACACCCCGATATGCCCGCCGACGCCGGCGAAAACATTGATTTCTTCATTCAACAGGCGCAGCTTGCGGAGCAGGCCAAATTCGAAACCCTGTTTTTGTACGACGTGAGCCACGTCGGCCCCGGCAACATCCCCTACTACCTGAGCATGTTCGAAGGGGGGGCGCTCATGTCCGCCCTGGCCATGAAAACGGAGCGCATCGGCCTCTCCATGACGGCTTCGACCTCCTACACCGACCCCTACAATCTAGCCCGACAGGTCTTGTCGTTGGACAAACTCAGCAAGGGCCGGGCGTCGCTGAATGCCATCACCTCCAATCCGGGCGGGATGGTGAACTTCAGCCGGGGCCACCTCGGCAAGGCCGACCAGTACCCCATGCACGAGGAGTTTCTGGAAATTCTGCTGGGTTTGTGGGACACGTACGAGGACGACGCCTTTCCCCGGGATAAAGCGAGCGGTGTGTTTCTGAATCCGCGTAAGATGCACCCGGTTAATTATCGGGGCCAGTACTTCTCCGTGGATGGGCCGCTGAATCTTAGCCGCTCGGTGCAGGGCCGGCCGGTTTTGTACATGGCCGGTAGCTCCCCCACCTTCGTGGACTTGGCTACGTCCTACACCGACGGGGTCTTCATGGCAGGCAGTACCTTTGAGGAAACGGTATTGCTCGCGAATGCGCTGAAGACGAAGCTGCTCGAGAAAGGCCGGCTGCCCGAACACTTTGTGGGGGCCATTTCGCAAAACCCCATCGTGGGCCGCACCGATGCCGAGGCCTACCAGAAGTACCGGGAAATCCTCGCGCTGGGCCCGTACTCGCACACCCCCGTTCCCTTGTTTATGGGCTCGGCCGAACGAGTTGCCACGGAAATACAGCGTTGGTATGAAGCCGGGGCCATCGACATGTTCATGGTTCGGCAAGACCACCCCCACGGGCTACGGGATTTTATCGAGCTGGTGGTGCCCATCCTGCAGGAACGCGGCCTTTTTCACACGGAGTACGAGGCCGAAACCCTGCGGGGAAATCTCGGCCTGCCAAAACCCGCGTTCCGAACCATTTAA
- a CDS encoding helix-hairpin-helix domain-containing protein: protein MDNRALTRAFKLAAQLMELHDENPFKIRAIEGTANALEALGFPVAEVERSGLPDRTGLSKTAAAKVAELLDTGTFSDLQRLLEVTPPGVVEMLKIKGIGPKKIRSLWRELGIETIEQLREAAETDQVSKLKGFGKKTQEGILEALEFAGQSQGKLLYPQAEQLADDLAQRLRETLKTAQVAVAGEIRRRLETVETVRLVAATEQPAGAHALLNGLEGLTADPRRSGPFAWRGRATESGVQVEVLLVAPEAFATEVFLNSAAGEHLDEALPGVQGHGGRAPATLRQLARRERFEQEEALYETACLQFIVPELREGLGEIALAADKKLPRLLEDGDLRGSLHNHSTWSDGNHSIREMATWLRDHNYQYLGLCDHSQAAHYANGLSVERVRQQQQEIDQLNTELAPFRIFKGIESDILGDGSLDYPADVLASFDFIVASVHSNLKMDERKATDRLLRAIENPYTTMLGHPTGRLLLRRQGYPIDYEAVIDACAQHQVVIEINANPWRLDLDWRWVRYALDQGVMLSINPDAHHTNGYEDMRYGVLMGRKGLLTKEMTLNAKTVEEIAAYFEQRKANITPPLEYKKSLFE from the coding sequence GTGGATAACCGCGCCCTCACCCGCGCCTTCAAGCTGGCTGCCCAGCTGATGGAGCTGCACGACGAAAACCCGTTTAAAATCCGCGCCATCGAAGGCACGGCCAACGCCCTGGAGGCCCTGGGCTTCCCCGTGGCCGAGGTGGAGCGCTCCGGCCTGCCCGACCGCACCGGGCTGAGCAAAACCGCCGCCGCCAAAGTAGCCGAGCTGCTCGACACCGGCACGTTTTCGGACCTGCAGCGCCTGTTGGAAGTGACGCCGCCCGGCGTGGTGGAAATGCTGAAAATCAAAGGCATTGGCCCCAAGAAAATTCGCAGCCTGTGGCGCGAGCTGGGCATTGAAACCATTGAGCAATTGCGCGAAGCCGCCGAAACCGACCAGGTGAGCAAGCTCAAAGGCTTCGGCAAGAAAACCCAGGAAGGCATTCTGGAAGCGCTGGAGTTTGCCGGCCAAAGCCAGGGCAAATTGCTTTACCCGCAGGCCGAGCAGCTGGCCGACGACCTGGCCCAACGCCTGCGCGAAACCCTGAAAACCGCGCAGGTGGCCGTGGCCGGCGAAATCCGCCGCCGCCTCGAAACTGTGGAAACCGTGCGCCTCGTGGCCGCTACCGAGCAGCCCGCCGGCGCCCACGCGCTGCTGAACGGCCTGGAAGGCCTCACGGCCGACCCGCGCCGCTCGGGTCCGTTTGCCTGGCGCGGCCGGGCTACGGAGTCGGGCGTGCAGGTGGAGGTGCTGCTGGTGGCGCCCGAAGCTTTCGCCACCGAGGTATTTCTGAATTCCGCCGCCGGCGAGCATCTCGACGAGGCCTTGCCCGGCGTTCAGGGCCACGGCGGCAGGGCACCGGCCACGCTGCGCCAGTTGGCCCGGCGCGAAAGATTTGAGCAGGAAGAAGCGCTGTACGAGACGGCCTGCCTGCAGTTCATCGTGCCCGAGCTGCGCGAAGGCCTGGGTGAAATCGCCCTTGCCGCCGACAAAAAGCTGCCCCGCCTACTGGAAGACGGCGACTTGCGCGGCTCGCTGCACAACCATAGCACCTGGTCCGACGGCAACCACAGCATCCGCGAGATGGCTACCTGGCTGCGCGACCACAACTACCAGTACCTGGGCCTTTGCGACCACAGCCAGGCCGCCCACTATGCCAATGGCCTCAGCGTGGAGCGCGTGCGCCAGCAGCAGCAGGAAATCGACCAGCTGAACACCGAGCTTGCTCCGTTTCGCATTTTCAAAGGCATCGAGAGCGACATTCTCGGCGACGGCTCGCTCGACTATCCTGCCGACGTGCTGGCCAGCTTCGACTTCATCGTGGCCTCGGTGCACTCCAACCTGAAAATGGACGAGCGCAAGGCCACCGACCGCCTGCTGCGCGCCATCGAAAACCCCTACACCACCATGCTGGGCCACCCCACCGGCCGCCTGCTGCTGCGCCGCCAAGGGTACCCCATCGACTACGAAGCCGTCATCGACGCCTGCGCCCAGCACCAGGTCGTCATCGAAATCAACGCCAACCCCTGGCGCCTCGACCTAGACTGGCGCTGGGTGCGCTACGCCCTCGACCAGGGCGTGATGCTCAGCATCAACCCCGACGCCCACCACACCAACGGCTACGAAGACATGCGCTACGGCGTGCTAATGGGCCGCAAAGGCCTGCTGACCAAAGAAATGACCCTCAACGCCAAAACGGTGGAAGAAATAGCGGCCTACTTCGAGCAGCGCAAAGCCAACATCACGCCCCCGCTGGAATACAAAAAGTCGTTGTTTGAGTAG
- the serS gene encoding serine--tRNA ligase — translation MLQLSVLRDQTDLVLAGLAKKRYPTGPADVAAILDLDQRRRQLQTSHDSAQAEANKLAQQIGGLMKSGDRAGAETLKARTAELKQHTQSAAAELAQVEEAQKQLLYKLPNLPHASVPEGRAAADNEVVREHGAKPELGADALAHWDLIKKYDIIDFELGVKITGAGFPVYKGQGARLQRALINFFLDEARNAGYTEMQPPILVNEASGYGTGQLPDKEGQMYHDAKDDLYLIPTAEVPLTNIYRDEIIPVEKLPIRITGHTPCFRREAGSWGADVRGLNRLHQFDKVEIVQITEPEHSYAALDTMVAHIEGLLQKLGLPYRVLRLCGGDMGFTSALTFDLEVWSAAQGRWLEVSSASNFETYQANRLKCRYKAEGGKTQLLHTLNGSALALPRIVAALLENNQTADGINLPEVLHSYCGFSKIG, via the coding sequence ATGCTGCAACTTTCCGTTCTCCGCGACCAGACCGACCTCGTGCTGGCCGGCCTCGCCAAAAAGCGCTACCCCACCGGCCCGGCCGACGTAGCTGCCATCCTCGACCTCGACCAGCGCCGCCGCCAGCTCCAAACCAGCCACGACTCAGCCCAGGCCGAAGCCAACAAGCTCGCCCAGCAAATCGGTGGCCTGATGAAATCCGGCGACCGGGCCGGCGCCGAAACCCTGAAAGCGCGCACCGCTGAGCTGAAGCAGCACACCCAAAGCGCCGCCGCCGAGCTGGCCCAGGTGGAAGAAGCCCAGAAACAGCTGCTCTACAAGCTGCCCAACCTGCCCCACGCCAGCGTGCCTGAAGGCCGCGCCGCCGCCGACAACGAAGTGGTGCGCGAGCACGGCGCCAAGCCCGAGCTGGGCGCCGACGCGCTGGCCCACTGGGACCTGATTAAGAAGTACGACATCATCGACTTCGAGCTGGGCGTGAAAATCACCGGCGCTGGCTTCCCGGTGTACAAGGGCCAGGGGGCCCGGCTGCAGCGCGCGCTCATCAACTTTTTCCTCGATGAGGCCCGCAACGCCGGCTACACCGAGATGCAGCCGCCCATTCTGGTGAACGAGGCCAGCGGCTACGGCACCGGCCAGCTGCCCGACAAGGAAGGCCAGATGTACCACGACGCCAAGGACGACCTGTACCTGATTCCGACCGCCGAGGTGCCGCTGACCAACATCTACCGCGACGAGATTATTCCGGTGGAGAAGTTGCCCATCCGCATCACGGGCCACACGCCCTGCTTCCGCCGCGAAGCCGGCTCGTGGGGCGCCGACGTGCGCGGCCTCAACCGCCTGCACCAGTTCGACAAGGTGGAAATTGTGCAAATCACGGAGCCCGAGCACAGCTACGCGGCCCTCGACACGATGGTGGCCCACATTGAAGGGCTGCTGCAGAAGCTGGGCCTCCCCTACCGCGTGCTGCGCCTCTGCGGCGGCGACATGGGCTTCACCAGCGCCCTCACCTTCGACTTGGAGGTGTGGAGCGCCGCCCAGGGCCGCTGGCTGGAAGTGAGTTCGGCCTCGAACTTCGAAACCTACCAGGCCAATCGCCTGAAGTGCCGCTACAAGGCCGAGGGCGGCAAAACCCAGCTGCTGCACACCCTGAACGGCTCGGCGCTGGCCCTGCCCCGCATCGTGGCCGCCCTGCTGGAAAACAACCAAACGGCCGACGGCATCAACCTGCCGGAGGTGCTGCACAGCTACTGCGGCTTCAGCAAGATTGGGTAG
- a CDS encoding DUF3667 domain-containing protein: METLSPPLAPALVVPVPPTPETPVCASCHTPLAGPYCHACGEKRLHRHDYALKHFLEHTVDTVTHFDLRVLRDLWLQLRRPGFLAAEWLQGRRVAHAPPVQLFLITNLLFYLVASVSHFSPFESKLTSHLHSTNGYRPFANRLVLEHLRHMPNTHFQYTEFERHFNALAHSYSKSLVFLFIPLLLPPLWLLFWRQRRYFVEWIMVNTYLFAGILLLYAVVALVSLSAFVVPALMPLFNNDGLISLMMLLLTIGYTALFFNHVFPLEPTPRGWRRMPAVAWRWSKPVLYTAAFVVAMIAPYRFALFLVCYWAAS, from the coding sequence ATGGAAACACTTTCCCCGCCCCTGGCCCCGGCGCTGGTGGTACCCGTGCCGCCCACGCCCGAAACCCCGGTTTGCGCCAGCTGCCACACGCCGCTGGCCGGCCCCTACTGCCACGCCTGCGGCGAAAAGCGCCTGCACCGCCACGACTACGCCCTCAAGCACTTCCTGGAGCATACCGTCGACACCGTCACGCACTTCGACCTGCGCGTGCTACGCGACTTGTGGCTACAACTGCGCCGGCCGGGCTTCCTGGCGGCGGAATGGCTGCAGGGGCGCCGCGTGGCCCACGCCCCGCCGGTACAGTTGTTCCTCATCACCAACCTGCTGTTCTACTTAGTGGCCAGCGTGTCGCACTTCAGCCCCTTCGAGAGCAAGCTCACCAGCCACCTGCATTCCACCAATGGCTACCGCCCTTTTGCCAACCGCCTGGTGCTGGAACACCTGCGGCACATGCCCAACACGCATTTCCAGTACACCGAATTTGAGCGGCACTTCAACGCATTGGCGCACAGCTACTCCAAGAGCCTGGTTTTCCTGTTCATTCCATTGCTGCTGCCGCCGCTGTGGCTACTGTTCTGGCGCCAGCGCCGCTACTTCGTCGAATGGATAATGGTGAATACCTACCTCTTTGCCGGCATTTTGCTGTTGTATGCCGTGGTGGCGCTGGTTTCCCTGTCCGCTTTCGTCGTGCCGGCGTTGATGCCCCTGTTCAACAACGACGGGCTCATCAGTTTGATGATGCTGCTGCTTACCATCGGCTACACAGCGTTATTTTTCAACCATGTTTTTCCGCTTGAGCCCACGCCGCGGGGCTGGCGCCGGATGCCGGCCGTGGCCTGGCGCTGGAGCAAGCCCGTGCTTTACACCGCGGCATTCGTGGTGGCCATGATAGCGCCCTACCGTTTTGCCCTGTTTCTGGTGTGCTATTGGGCTGCTTCTTAG
- a CDS encoding UBP-type zinc finger domain-containing protein produces the protein MPEPCQHLTSLTSLKTVPSHVCPECVALGDTWVHLRTCQECGHVGCCDNSKNQHATKHFQATEHPVIASAEPGERWLWCYVDEEMAEY, from the coding sequence ATGCCCGAGCCCTGCCAGCACCTCACCTCCCTCACCAGCCTCAAAACCGTCCCCTCGCACGTGTGCCCCGAATGCGTGGCCCTCGGCGATACCTGGGTGCACCTGCGCACGTGCCAGGAGTGCGGCCACGTGGGCTGCTGCGACAACTCCAAAAACCAGCACGCCACCAAGCATTTCCAAGCCACCGAGCACCCCGTCATCGCCTCCGCCGAGCCCGGCGAACGGTGGCTCTGGTGCTACGTGGACGAGGAAATGGCGGAGTACTAA